In the genome of Desulfofarcimen acetoxidans DSM 771, one region contains:
- a CDS encoding ArsR/SmtB family transcription factor, translating into MATVYEEHAKVFKAFCDDKRLRILELLRGGEKCACVLIEQMDMGQSALSYHMKILVESGVVESRQEGKWTHYKISEKGGACAVNLLKKLTTPNTVVEDDNCCKN; encoded by the coding sequence TTGGCAACGGTTTATGAGGAACACGCAAAAGTGTTCAAGGCGTTTTGTGACGACAAACGCCTGCGGATACTTGAACTGCTGCGCGGCGGCGAAAAATGCGCCTGTGTTTTGATAGAACAGATGGACATGGGACAGTCAGCGCTATCTTATCACATGAAAATATTGGTTGAGTCGGGTGTTGTGGAAAGCAGGCAGGAAGGCAAATGGACGCATTACAAAATCAGCGAAAAAGGTGGCGCTTGTGCCGTAAATCTGCTTAAGAAGCTGACAACGCCGAATACGGTTGTTGAAGATGATAATTGTTGTAAAAATTAA
- the cas2 gene encoding CRISPR-associated endonuclease Cas2 has translation MFVILVYDVGVKRVNKVLKKCRAYLHWVQNSVLEGDITESNYIKLKAELSKIINTKEDSVVIYTFRLPRYNSRETLGIKKGGEENIF, from the coding sequence ATGTTTGTAATTTTAGTTTATGATGTGGGTGTTAAGCGGGTAAATAAAGTTTTAAAAAAATGCAGAGCGTATCTGCATTGGGTACAGAATTCTGTGTTGGAAGGAGATATTACCGAGTCTAATTATATAAAATTAAAAGCTGAATTAAGCAAGATTATAAATACTAAAGAAGACTCAGTAGTTATATATACGTTTAGGTTACCCAGATACAACTCGCGTGAGACGTTAGGTATTAAAAAAGGGGGAGAAGAAAATATTTTTTAA
- the cas1b gene encoding type I-B CRISPR-associated endonuclease Cas1b: MEKTIYIFSSGELKRKGNTLYFETEENRKYIPVEDTGEIMIFGEVDINKKLLEFLSQKEILMHYFNYNGYYMGTFYPREHLNSGYMILKQSEYYMDEKKRLELARQFVIGAGKNIRQVLKYYNNRDCDLEDGLKRIEEIFTSMPEIITINQLMALEGNMREQYYKCFDTITQNQDFVFEERSRRPPRNYMNTLVSFGNTLMYTTVLSEIYKTHLDPRIGFLHATNFRRFSLNLDVAEIFKPIIIDRLIFSLIRKNMVTKKDFDKNTEGIMLKDKAKQVFVQQMDEKLKVTIKHRELGRHVSYRRLIRLELYKLAKHLIDEKKYEPFIANW, from the coding sequence ATGGAGAAGACAATATATATTTTTTCCAGCGGGGAATTGAAGCGAAAAGGGAACACGTTATATTTTGAAACGGAAGAAAATAGAAAATATATTCCGGTAGAAGATACCGGGGAAATAATGATTTTCGGGGAAGTTGATATTAATAAAAAACTCCTGGAGTTTCTATCTCAAAAAGAAATATTAATGCACTATTTTAATTATAACGGTTATTATATGGGTACCTTCTATCCCCGGGAGCACCTTAATTCGGGGTATATGATTTTGAAACAGTCTGAATATTATATGGATGAGAAGAAAAGGCTCGAACTGGCACGTCAATTCGTGATAGGTGCGGGTAAAAACATCAGACAGGTATTAAAATACTATAACAACCGGGATTGTGATTTGGAGGATGGACTAAAGAGAATTGAAGAAATTTTCACATCTATGCCGGAAATAATTACAATTAACCAGTTAATGGCTCTCGAAGGTAATATGCGGGAGCAGTATTACAAGTGTTTTGATACTATTACCCAAAATCAGGACTTTGTATTTGAGGAGCGCAGTCGCCGACCACCCCGGAATTATATGAATACTCTGGTTAGCTTCGGTAACACTTTGATGTATACTACGGTATTAAGCGAAATTTATAAAACCCATCTGGATCCTAGAATTGGTTTTTTGCATGCAACAAATTTTCGCCGTTTTAGTTTAAATCTTGATGTAGCGGAGATATTTAAGCCCATTATTATAGATAGGCTTATTTTTAGCTTAATCCGTAAGAATATGGTAACTAAAAAGGACTTTGATAAAAATACAGAAGGAATAATGTTAAAGGACAAGGCAAAACAAGTCTTTGTTCAGCAAATGGACGAAAAATTGAAAGTTACAATAAAGCATCGTGAGTTAGGCAGGCATGTTTCTTATCGTAGGCTAATCAGGCTGGAATTGTATAAGTTAGCCAAGCATTTAATCGACGAAAAAAAATACGAACCATTTATTGCTAATTGGTGA
- the cas4 gene encoding CRISPR-associated protein Cas4 — protein sequence MQNKEIHITGTLVWYYYICHREVWFMGRQIVPDQDNPNIDIGRFIGENAYSRESKKEIAVGNSRFDIIRNKEGHLVISEIKKSSKFKDSARMQLAFYLSELETLGITARGELLFPEEKRKETIVLDDKLRAHLEQARRDILRIMYLPVPPPAQKKSLCKNCAYAELCWA from the coding sequence ATGCAGAATAAAGAAATTCATATTACCGGAACCTTGGTATGGTATTATTATATTTGCCACAGGGAGGTATGGTTCATGGGCCGGCAAATTGTTCCCGATCAGGATAACCCCAATATTGACATAGGCAGGTTTATCGGGGAAAACGCTTATTCTCGGGAGAGTAAAAAGGAAATTGCTGTGGGAAACAGCAGGTTTGATATTATAAGAAATAAAGAAGGCCATCTTGTAATATCGGAAATCAAAAAATCATCTAAGTTTAAAGATAGTGCCCGGATGCAACTGGCATTTTACTTAAGTGAACTGGAAACCCTAGGTATAACCGCTCGCGGTGAATTGCTGTTTCCCGAAGAAAAGCGTAAGGAAACAATTGTATTGGACGATAAACTGCGTGCTCATCTTGAGCAGGCCAGGCGTGATATCCTGCGGATTATGTATCTGCCGGTGCCGCCGCCGGCACAAAAGAAAAGCCTGTGCAAGAATTGTGCTTATGCGGAATTATGTTGGGCTTAG
- a CDS encoding CRISPR-associated helicase/endonuclease Cas3 → MPYWAHYDQEKEIKQTLKEHLSSVAAMARDRVSPGVQFKDIPSSIVKELAYWMGYFHDLGKYTDYFQDYLTKNKKSKFKEHAHISACCVYSFLLDRVIDFSDDWQKKITAFLIYLCSRKHHGTLSLEGLFSISREKEIWKLLQAAEYNLLEKLPVILQDAGLSDRISGVELKKYLSVDVLIKSKSLARTGQYLNSGRGEDERWFFLAIYLFSLLIDSDKLDSGGLKPGEVKSCPSDQVSKYLNKKLEQLKDKRNVSLWERRNNARKTMLGIIEGLSDEEIKGTGFFTITAPTGIGKTLSSLQCALCLQERIKVLEKYTPRIIAAIPFINIIEQNKKEYEQVFGKELKLIVHHRLGDFSVQASSREEISVDQALLEVESWEGDVILTTFVQLFQSIITGNNRLLKKFNKLACSIVILDEAQAVPEYYMPLIGAVLQKMTEFLGTRFILMTATQPKILEFGNLLLGSSGGKAKAVPLLPDFEGYFEKLTRTKFVSLLKKNRLDTGAFLELFQEKWDGKKSVLIVVNTIKRSIEVYREIKKLLKDQACNIPVCYLSTNIMPRQRREVIKNVKDKLENKETVILVSTQTIEAGVDLDFDMAFRDFAPIDSLIQTAGRVNREGRKGEYLPVYIVQLESDNHYVYELTHRHSTMKLLQAADEIKEPQYGRLADEYYTLALARGISDRSKELWQEGIMKLNFEKLKEFQLIQNTGEVVDVFVEDCLKATQLANAYEELLRYKEYDLSCESGALSKVIDKGVIPNCNGKLSVFERKAILRLILAKVSDFIIQVRVSRLKENRPVEFRVRGDVESSMYWIPPGQKKEYYDDETGFISETGEAFIL, encoded by the coding sequence GTGCCATATTGGGCTCATTATGATCAGGAAAAGGAAATTAAGCAAACATTAAAGGAGCACCTGAGTTCCGTGGCTGCCATGGCGCGGGATCGAGTTTCTCCCGGTGTGCAATTTAAGGACATACCTTCTTCCATAGTTAAAGAACTGGCTTATTGGATGGGTTATTTTCACGATTTGGGGAAATATACAGATTACTTCCAGGACTATTTAACAAAAAATAAAAAATCAAAATTTAAAGAACATGCTCATATATCCGCCTGCTGTGTATATTCTTTCTTGCTGGATCGGGTGATTGATTTTTCTGACGACTGGCAGAAGAAAATAACCGCTTTTCTTATCTATTTATGTTCACGTAAACATCATGGAACCCTGAGTTTGGAAGGTTTATTTTCAATCTCCCGGGAAAAAGAAATATGGAAGCTCCTGCAGGCTGCAGAATATAATTTGCTGGAAAAATTACCGGTGATTTTACAGGATGCCGGTTTATCAGACCGGATTTCCGGGGTGGAACTCAAAAAATATTTATCGGTAGATGTATTGATAAAAAGTAAATCTCTGGCACGAACGGGGCAATATCTTAACAGTGGCAGAGGAGAGGATGAAAGATGGTTTTTTTTAGCCATTTATTTATTTTCACTGCTGATTGATTCGGATAAACTGGATTCCGGTGGATTGAAGCCCGGAGAGGTAAAAAGCTGTCCATCCGATCAGGTGAGTAAATATCTAAACAAAAAGTTGGAGCAGTTAAAGGATAAAAGAAATGTATCTTTATGGGAACGAAGGAACAATGCCCGTAAGACCATGCTGGGAATTATAGAAGGCTTGAGTGATGAAGAGATTAAAGGTACCGGATTTTTCACTATAACTGCCCCCACGGGTATCGGAAAAACCCTTTCATCTCTGCAGTGTGCTCTGTGTTTGCAGGAGCGGATAAAGGTATTGGAAAAATATACGCCCCGCATTATTGCTGCCATTCCTTTCATAAATATCATTGAACAAAATAAAAAAGAGTATGAGCAGGTTTTTGGAAAAGAGTTAAAGCTGATCGTGCATCACAGGCTCGGAGATTTTTCGGTACAAGCTTCTTCCAGGGAAGAGATTTCTGTTGATCAGGCGCTTTTAGAAGTGGAGTCCTGGGAAGGGGATGTTATTTTAACTACCTTTGTTCAATTATTTCAATCTATCATTACAGGAAACAACCGCTTGCTGAAAAAGTTTAACAAGTTGGCCTGCAGTATAGTTATTCTTGATGAAGCCCAGGCCGTTCCGGAATACTACATGCCGCTAATAGGGGCGGTATTGCAAAAAATGACCGAATTTTTAGGCACCAGATTTATCTTAATGACAGCGACACAACCAAAAATTTTAGAATTCGGTAACTTATTGCTGGGGTCTTCAGGCGGTAAGGCTAAGGCAGTGCCGTTACTGCCTGATTTTGAGGGATATTTTGAAAAACTGACAAGAACCAAATTTGTATCTTTATTGAAAAAAAATAGGTTGGATACCGGAGCCTTTCTTGAATTGTTTCAGGAAAAGTGGGACGGAAAAAAATCGGTATTGATTGTTGTTAATACAATAAAGAGAAGCATTGAGGTTTATCGCGAAATAAAAAAGCTGTTAAAAGATCAGGCATGCAATATTCCCGTTTGCTACCTATCAACAAATATAATGCCCCGGCAAAGAAGAGAGGTTATTAAGAATGTAAAGGATAAGCTTGAGAATAAGGAAACTGTAATTCTTGTTTCTACACAAACTATTGAAGCCGGTGTTGATTTGGATTTTGATATGGCTTTTCGTGATTTTGCGCCTATTGACTCATTAATTCAAACGGCCGGGCGGGTCAACCGGGAAGGGCGAAAGGGAGAGTATCTGCCGGTTTATATTGTTCAGTTGGAATCTGACAACCATTATGTTTATGAATTGACGCACCGTCACTCTACAATGAAATTGCTGCAAGCAGCGGATGAAATTAAGGAGCCCCAGTATGGAAGGTTGGCGGATGAATATTATACTTTGGCTTTGGCAAGGGGTATATCAGACAGGTCTAAAGAACTATGGCAAGAAGGTATTATGAAGCTAAACTTTGAAAAGTTGAAAGAGTTTCAATTGATTCAAAATACCGGGGAAGTTGTTGATGTTTTTGTGGAAGATTGTTTGAAAGCTACTCAATTGGCCAATGCTTATGAGGAATTATTGCGATATAAAGAGTATGATTTGAGTTGCGAGTCAGGTGCTTTATCGAAAGTTATTGATAAGGGCGTTATACCAAATTGTAACGGTAAGTTAAGTGTTTTTGAGAGAAAAGCTATTCTACGTTTAATTCTGGCCAAAGTGAGTGATTTTATCATTCAAGTTAGGGTTTCCAGGTTAAAGGAGAACAGACCTGTTGAATTTAGAGTACGGGGAGATGTCGAATCCTCAATGTATTGGATTCCGCCGGGCCAAAAAAAAGAATATTATGATGACGAAACCGGTTTTATCAGTGAAACAGGGGAAGCATTTATTTTATAA
- the cas5 gene encoding CRISPR-associated protein Cas5, translating to MKIISFHLRGKMAHFRRYYANSSALSYSIPPRTTLIGIVAGLLGWERDKYYEIFSLNSCKVAVASCAPVKKCMQKLNLLMIKKAGDLNGSAEHHSQTATELIIPQNIRTGIIDYQVWLHHRDNKIMDMLGKLLQLEGRGYKSLGISLALGTVFNLGWVDDGCIIEGVEKEKSNDLSIASVIPVKKLIGIQTERMGADEYRLVKEEIPLEFDSQRHITERGLGNMMINLNSSPIPAGVESYVQLENGKCIMWME from the coding sequence ATGAAGATTATTTCATTTCACCTTAGGGGGAAAATGGCCCATTTCAGAAGATATTATGCAAATTCCTCCGCCCTTTCCTATTCCATTCCTCCCAGGACTACATTAATTGGCATTGTAGCGGGTCTTTTGGGGTGGGAAAGAGATAAATATTATGAGATTTTTTCTCTTAACTCGTGCAAAGTAGCCGTGGCTTCCTGTGCACCGGTAAAAAAATGTATGCAGAAGCTAAATTTATTAATGATAAAAAAAGCCGGAGATTTAAACGGTTCTGCCGAGCATCACAGTCAGACAGCCACAGAACTTATTATTCCTCAGAATATTCGCACCGGAATAATTGATTATCAGGTTTGGCTGCACCACCGGGATAATAAAATAATGGACATGTTGGGGAAGCTTTTGCAATTAGAGGGCCGGGGTTATAAGAGTCTTGGTATTTCTCTGGCGTTGGGAACGGTATTTAATTTAGGATGGGTGGATGACGGTTGTATTATCGAGGGTGTAGAAAAAGAGAAGAGTAATGATTTATCCATTGCTTCTGTTATACCGGTTAAGAAATTAATTGGCATTCAAACAGAGCGAATGGGTGCCGATGAATACAGGTTGGTTAAAGAGGAAATACCGTTGGAATTTGATTCCCAAAGGCATATTACCGAGAGAGGGCTGGGAAATATGATGATAAATTTAAACAGTAGTCCCATACCCGCCGGGGTTGAGTCTTATGTCCAATTGGAGAACGGAAAGTGTATCATGTGGATGGAGTAA
- a CDS encoding CRISPR-associated protein: MAVINQNSDFLFVFQASMTNCNGDPDQENKPRMDYETSTVLVSDGRRKRDVRDFLKNKGYPIFVDTLADRKVPMDKMFEHVRDSWLADSKEMELLFSENQNLSEKWHMVFEEDEAGYKNAYHTKLKDIKAKKNKDSKDFIEFNNILLTEIIKRSLIDIRLFGSAMAVEGVSRTYTGPVQIAWGYSLHAVELVKSNTITSIMNDDNSTFGKKHKLYYALVAHYGTINKYSAKLTGMTEDDRELLRKSLVQGLMSNQTDSKQGQEPMFYLEIVYKPEFDGYLGDLRRFLDVTGKEPIRKVENLTVDFNKLTDALGDMKKKGYVEKVVGWRHPFARNEQFVNMPEYEVVDLWSPIPVRE, encoded by the coding sequence ATGGCAGTTATAAATCAAAACAGCGACTTTTTGTTTGTTTTTCAGGCCAGCATGACTAATTGCAATGGTGATCCCGATCAAGAAAATAAACCCAGGATGGATTATGAGACCTCCACAGTGTTGGTAAGTGACGGTAGAAGAAAAAGAGATGTGCGGGATTTTTTGAAAAATAAAGGATATCCCATTTTTGTCGATACACTGGCTGACCGAAAGGTACCTATGGATAAAATGTTTGAACATGTCAGGGATTCCTGGTTGGCAGACAGTAAGGAAATGGAGTTGCTTTTTTCTGAAAACCAAAACTTGTCTGAAAAATGGCATATGGTCTTCGAGGAGGATGAGGCCGGTTATAAGAATGCTTATCATACTAAATTAAAAGATATTAAGGCCAAGAAAAATAAAGACTCAAAGGATTTTATTGAATTTAACAATATTCTGCTGACAGAGATTATAAAACGTTCTTTGATTGATATACGTCTTTTCGGGAGTGCTATGGCCGTTGAAGGAGTGAGCCGCACATATACCGGTCCGGTGCAAATTGCCTGGGGTTACTCCTTGCATGCCGTGGAGTTGGTTAAATCCAACACTATAACTTCTATCATGAATGATGACAATTCCACCTTTGGTAAAAAACACAAACTGTATTATGCCCTGGTTGCTCATTACGGTACTATAAATAAATATAGCGCTAAATTGACAGGTATGACGGAAGATGACCGGGAATTGCTTCGCAAATCACTGGTGCAGGGTTTAATGAGTAATCAAACGGACAGTAAGCAAGGGCAGGAGCCGATGTTCTATTTGGAGATAGTTTATAAGCCGGAGTTTGATGGTTATCTGGGAGATTTGCGGAGGTTTTTAGATGTGACAGGTAAAGAGCCGATTAGAAAGGTAGAGAATTTAACTGTTGATTTTAACAAATTGACCGATGCCCTGGGGGATATGAAAAAGAAAGGTTATGTGGAAAAAGTTGTGGGTTGGCGCCATCCCTTTGCCCGAAACGAGCAATTTGTTAACATGCCGGAATATGAGGTGGTTGATTTATGGTCTCCCATTCCGGTGAGGGAGTAG
- a CDS encoding TM1802 family CRISPR-associated protein, whose protein sequence is MNLPQLTACIGDSLKNANHNLLTSLIKRLKKVKETETAYSVFLIFDLEAREIRFCLNKELSESCVDKYFYFGNNSAASSQYYLARETKSLNYLLTSVLSDLYSMLGKYNMPIGELASIIKRMESSGLIQLAPKKGDGRVNLGEFSIVKGNDKLNVAFDNKALTIDGHNYGFEAVIRLFINDDNKKNRYVLVIPVVKLENGEEIILSTHPEYLELVRQANNLGDEPQTGKDGGRVCYVCGSKKSGVSSDYSAKFSRSGINKIFTTTTINTSPYLQNNNYDQIYSMCTSCYQKILHGEKIITEQFRSRIAGEDVFIIPEGLTASFNYNFLFRLKNGVDLAFNTNIANKWLDDLEGALDFDQVQLYSLNFLFYRTDGNSVSILETIEDVPTLRFVKVMRILAEKTFDMEHQLREFSIGQIYRIIPVRTNKKGEQLDIGNVLSLYKALLLGEQIRSAALINYAADALDKGMRQLSKDKADNYQNMGLRYYAGGREDFFIKRIIMSYLVLIETCQQLNILDKPVFDFNGEGANHLDKINTASEKVNSSIEAMEKFLDDRKFDKEARALFYLGVLINRVAIAQLEKEHKKKPVLKKIQFQGMKSKEVYRLYLDVLEKLQQYDRFSLFAEAVLNRLHYYGSFNHTEMLGERENVFFIMSGYAYLVGTKTPDITKGEEDIMADSIEESDHNETPIS, encoded by the coding sequence GTGAACTTGCCCCAACTTACCGCCTGCATAGGTGACTCTCTTAAAAATGCAAATCATAATTTATTAACTTCATTAATTAAAAGGCTAAAAAAAGTTAAAGAAACGGAAACTGCTTATTCCGTTTTTTTAATTTTTGATTTAGAAGCGAGGGAAATACGCTTTTGTCTGAACAAGGAGCTTTCAGAAAGCTGCGTTGATAAGTACTTCTATTTTGGCAATAACTCGGCGGCCTCATCTCAATACTATCTTGCTCGCGAGACGAAATCCCTTAATTACCTGCTTACATCTGTTCTCAGTGATCTCTACTCAATGCTTGGTAAATACAATATGCCAATCGGTGAATTAGCCTCAATCATAAAGAGAATGGAATCCTCCGGCTTAATACAGTTAGCTCCCAAAAAAGGAGATGGTAGGGTTAATTTGGGTGAGTTTTCAATAGTTAAGGGGAACGACAAATTAAACGTAGCCTTTGATAATAAAGCTTTAACTATCGATGGGCACAATTATGGTTTTGAAGCGGTTATCCGGTTGTTTATTAATGATGATAATAAAAAGAACCGGTATGTTCTGGTAATTCCTGTGGTAAAGCTGGAGAACGGTGAGGAAATAATTCTTTCTACCCACCCGGAGTATTTAGAGCTTGTTCGGCAGGCCAATAATTTAGGGGACGAGCCTCAAACCGGAAAAGACGGCGGGCGCGTTTGCTATGTTTGTGGCAGCAAAAAGTCCGGTGTTTCCAGTGATTACTCTGCAAAATTCAGCCGTTCAGGAATCAATAAAATATTCACTACTACTACCATCAACACATCCCCCTACCTGCAAAACAATAATTATGATCAAATCTATTCGATGTGTACAAGTTGTTACCAAAAAATATTGCATGGTGAAAAAATAATCACGGAACAATTCCGCAGTAGAATAGCCGGTGAAGATGTCTTCATTATCCCCGAGGGTTTGACCGCTTCATTTAATTATAACTTTTTATTCAGGTTGAAAAATGGAGTGGATCTTGCTTTCAATACTAATATTGCAAATAAGTGGTTAGATGATTTGGAAGGTGCGCTTGATTTTGATCAGGTGCAATTATATTCGTTAAATTTTTTGTTTTACCGCACTGACGGAAATTCCGTTTCCATTTTGGAAACCATTGAGGATGTACCGACCTTACGTTTTGTTAAAGTGATGCGAATTTTGGCAGAAAAAACATTCGACATGGAACATCAATTAAGGGAATTTTCCATTGGTCAGATATACCGAATAATACCTGTGCGAACGAATAAAAAAGGTGAACAGTTGGATATCGGCAATGTATTGTCTCTGTATAAAGCCCTTTTGTTAGGCGAGCAGATCAGAAGTGCGGCTTTAATTAACTACGCTGCCGATGCTCTGGATAAGGGAATGCGCCAGTTAAGTAAGGATAAAGCTGACAATTATCAAAATATGGGTTTAAGGTATTATGCCGGGGGACGGGAAGACTTCTTTATTAAAAGAATAATCATGAGTTACCTGGTTTTGATTGAGACCTGTCAACAGCTTAATATTCTGGATAAGCCGGTTTTTGATTTTAATGGGGAGGGGGCAAACCACTTGGATAAAATTAATACTGCATCGGAGAAAGTTAATTCGTCTATCGAAGCAATGGAAAAATTTCTTGATGATAGAAAATTTGATAAAGAAGCAAGAGCATTATTTTACCTGGGGGTATTGATTAACCGTGTAGCAATTGCGCAGTTAGAAAAGGAGCATAAGAAAAAACCGGTATTAAAGAAAATACAGTTTCAAGGAATGAAAAGCAAAGAAGTTTACCGGTTATATCTGGATGTGCTGGAAAAACTGCAGCAGTATGATAGGTTTTCACTTTTTGCTGAAGCTGTGTTAAACCGTTTACATTACTATGGTTCTTTTAATCATACAGAGATGCTTGGCGAGCGGGAAAATGTCTTTTTCATAATGTCAGGGTACGCTTATCTGGTGGGAACAAAGACTCCGGATATTACTAAGGGCGAAGAAGACATAATGGCGGACAGTATTGAAGAATCTGATCATAATGAAACTCCAATCAGTTAA
- the cas6 gene encoding CRISPR-associated endoribonuclease Cas6, with product MKIDLYLESLDAALNLPIHYNYMIQSLIYDTIGDELSSFLHDFGFIEEKRSFKMFTFSRVMGKYQIMEDGQRIYFNGPVKIIISSPMVEFCNSLINQFIIQGKVRIGKNQLQVMEVRSKKVIVKENEVSFRTLSPVVAYSTLLRSDGRKYTCYFQPGESDFERLLERNLRKKYNAFYKKDAPEGEVKVRVLGQSRLAVINYKDTIIKGYSGKLQVTGPRELLQMAVDSGLGSKNSQGFGCVEIV from the coding sequence ATTAAAATAGATTTATATTTAGAATCGCTGGATGCTGCTCTGAATCTTCCTATTCATTATAATTACATGATTCAGTCTCTCATATATGACACTATAGGAGATGAATTATCATCGTTTTTACATGATTTCGGTTTTATAGAAGAAAAAAGGTCTTTTAAAATGTTTACCTTCTCCAGAGTAATGGGTAAATATCAAATAATGGAGGATGGGCAGAGAATATATTTTAACGGGCCGGTAAAAATAATCATATCATCACCAATGGTTGAATTTTGTAATTCCTTGATTAATCAATTTATAATTCAGGGGAAGGTAAGGATAGGAAAAAATCAATTGCAGGTGATGGAAGTGCGGAGTAAAAAAGTAATTGTTAAAGAAAATGAAGTCAGCTTTAGAACTTTATCGCCGGTTGTAGCATACAGTACCTTGCTGCGGTCGGACGGGCGAAAGTATACTTGTTATTTTCAGCCCGGGGAATCGGATTTTGAGAGATTGCTGGAAAGAAATTTGAGGAAAAAATATAACGCATTTTATAAAAAAGATGCTCCGGAGGGTGAAGTAAAAGTCAGGGTATTAGGACAGTCCAGGTTGGCGGTTATTAATTATAAAGATACTATCATTAAGGGTTACTCGGGAAAACTTCAGGTAACCGGGCCGCGGGAATTGTTGCAAATGGCTGTAGACAGCGGTTTGGGCAGTAAAAACAGCCAGGGGTTTGGTTGTGTGGAAATTGTTTGA
- a CDS encoding ferritin family protein yields MPDFGNPFAGLTAGRKLTDNELVRAIRFMVAAEYEAIQLYMQLAESTDNKLAQEVLKDIADEERVHAGEFLRLLYELAPDEVRFYEDGAEEVEEIIESMKNS; encoded by the coding sequence ATGCCTGACTTTGGCAATCCATTTGCCGGCCTTACAGCGGGGCGTAAACTGACCGATAATGAATTGGTCCGGGCTATCCGATTTATGGTAGCTGCTGAGTATGAAGCCATCCAGTTATACATGCAGTTGGCGGAATCTACTGATAATAAGCTGGCTCAGGAAGTGTTAAAAGATATAGCTGATGAGGAGCGGGTTCATGCCGGTGAATTTTTAAGGCTTCTTTACGAATTAGCACCTGATGAAGTGAGATTCTATGAGGATGGGGCCGAAGAGGTTGAAGAAATTATTGAGTCTATGAAAAATAGTTGA
- the tnpA gene encoding IS200/IS605 family transposase, producing the protein MIWQNIISSNKERWLSLSKLDTNSHSVFLLTYHLVLVVKYRRKVINDTIANRIKEIGEYIAPKYNISFMEYNHDKDHVHILFRAHPNTEISKYINAFKSASSRLIKKEFPEVKKQLWQEYFWSKSFCLLTTGGEPVEVINKYIETQGEKR; encoded by the coding sequence ATGATATGGCAGAATATAATCAGTAGCAATAAGGAAAGGTGGTTATCATTGAGCAAACTTGATACAAATAGTCACTCAGTCTTCTTACTTACATATCATCTGGTTTTGGTAGTAAAATACCGCAGAAAGGTTATAAACGATACAATAGCAAACCGTATCAAGGAAATTGGTGAGTATATTGCCCCCAAATATAATATTAGCTTCATGGAATACAACCATGACAAAGACCATGTACACATATTGTTCAGGGCTCACCCAAATACGGAAATTTCCAAGTATATCAATGCTTTCAAAAGTGCATCATCCAGACTTATTAAAAAAGAGTTTCCGGAAGTTAAAAAGCAGCTATGGCAAGAATATTTTTGGTCGAAAAGTTTTTGTTTATTAACCACAGGTGGTGAACCTGTCGAAGTAATTAATAAGTACATTGAAACCCAGGGGGAAAAGAGGTGA
- a CDS encoding C-GCAxxG-C-C family protein has translation MKLACDVGNCFKDGFACSQIVLSAFSTEFGLDRETALKVSAAFGGGMGGLGENCGAVSGALMAIGLKYGNSKAKDYQAKEKTYRLSKEFVKQFKALNGSITCNELLNCDISTPEGYQYAKENLFIKICPKLVNDAVQIVGQIL, from the coding sequence ATGAAACTGGCCTGCGACGTGGGTAACTGCTTTAAAGATGGCTTTGCCTGTTCCCAAATAGTGCTTTCAGCCTTTAGCACGGAATTTGGCTTGGATCGTGAAACAGCATTGAAAGTATCCGCTGCTTTTGGAGGGGGTATGGGCGGTTTAGGTGAAAACTGTGGAGCGGTCAGTGGAGCGTTGATGGCTATAGGCCTGAAATATGGCAATTCAAAGGCAAAAGATTATCAAGCAAAAGAAAAAACCTATAGACTGTCAAAGGAGTTTGTAAAGCAATTTAAAGCTCTTAATGGCTCTATTACTTGCAATGAATTACTAAATTGTGACATTAGCACTCCTGAAGGGTATCAATATGCAAAGGAAAATCTCTTTATTAAAATATGTCCCAAATTAGTAAATGATGCAGTGCAAATCGTTGGACAAATACTATAG